One window from the genome of Nicotiana tomentosiformis chromosome 5, ASM39032v3, whole genome shotgun sequence encodes:
- the LOC138891887 gene encoding uncharacterized protein, producing the protein MESAFGVDSSTGTGNRGRGAGDRATVNQGQGNVGRVATPVGESLLAEYVYRACQIRVEGRDTLVDLIVLDMIDFDMLMGIDWLSSCYAIVDCHAKIVKFEIPNEPSFVLKGAQRLLKKGCLGLLAIVNDTRKETISIENVPVVREFSDVFPKDLPGLPPVREIDVVDLLPDTQPISIPPYRMAPAELRELKQQLQDLLDKGIIKSSVSPWGAPVLF; encoded by the exons ATGGAGAGTGCTTTCGGTGTGGACA GTTCTACAGGTACAGGAAATAGAGGTCGAGGTGCTGGAGACCGTGCTACTGTGAATCAAGGACAAGGGAATGTTGGTAGAG TTGCTACTCCTGTTGGGGAGTCTCTATTAGCTGAATACGTATATCGTGCTTGTCAGATTCGGGTTGAGGGTAGAGATACTCTAGTTGACCTTATTGTACTTGATATGATTGACTTTGACATGCTGATGGGAATAGATTGGTTATCTTCTTGCTATGCTATCGTCGATTGTCATGCAAAGATAGTTAAGTTTGAGATACCAAATGAACCCAGTTTTGTTCTAAAAGGGG CTCAGCGACTTCTGAAGAAAGGTTGCTTGGGTCTCTTAGCTATTGTAAATGACACAAGAAAGGAAACAATTAGTATAGAAAATGTACCAGTGGTGAGAGaattttctgatgtatttcctaaGGATTTACCAGGATTGCCTCCAGTACGAGAAATAGACGTTGTTGATTTGCTACCTGACACACAACCCATATCGATACCCCCATATcgaatggcaccagcagagttgaggGAGCTAAAGCAGCAGTTACAGGATTTGTTAGATAAGGGTATTATTAAATCTAGTGTATCaccatggggtgcaccagtactgttctaa
- the LOC104102656 gene encoding amino-acid permease BAT1 homolog, which translates to MNTLLENCKLWTVTTSADYSLAQLLQVIILLSTGGVNGGGYQASKYVVIALHAGILLLHVFLNSLPISWLSFFGQFAAAWNVLGVFLLMILIPVVATERASAKFVFTNFNTENEGGIGNKVYIFVLGLLMSQYTLLGYDASAHMTEETKDADKNGPKGIVGAIGISLLVGWAYILGITFAVTDIPHLLNKNNDAGGYAIAQIFYDAFKNRFGSGVGGILCLGVIAVAVFFCGMSSLTSNSRMAYAFSRDGAMPFSPFWRRVNEQEVPINAVWILLEVW; encoded by the exons ATGAATACACTACTAGAAAATTGTAAACTA TGGACAGTCACAACAAGTGCAGATTATTCATTGGCACAATTACTTCAAGTGATAATACTCCTTAGCACAGGTGGAGTGAATGGAGGTGGATATCAGGCCTCTAAATATGTAGTTATTGCCTTACATGCTGGAATTCTGCTCTTACATGTTTTTTTGAATAGTCTTCCTATCTCTTGGCTGTCCTTCTTTGGACAATTTGCTGCTGCTTGGAATGTTTTAG GTGTTTTTCTTCTTATGATACTGATTCCCGTGGTTGCAACTGAACGAGCCAGCGCTAAATTTGTATTCACTAACTTCAATACTGAAAATGAAGGTGGCATTGGCAATAAAGTGTACATCTTTGTTCTTGGACTTCTCATGAGCCAGTATACATTGTTAGGTTATGATGCTTCTGCTCATATG ACAGAGGAAACAAAAGATGCAGATAAAAATGGGCCAAAAGGGATTGTAGGTGCCATTGGCATATCACTACTTGTTGGATGGGCATATATACTTGGTATAACCTTTGCAGTTACAGACATACCTCATCTGTTGAATAAAAACAACGACGCGGGTGGTTATGCGATTGCACAAATATTTTATGATGCATTCAAAAACAGGTTTGGAAGTGGTGTTGGTGGAATTCTTTGCTTAGGCGTAATTGCTGTTGCTGTATTCTTCTGTGGCATGAGCTCCCTGACTAGCAACTCTAG GATGGCTTATGCATTCTCCCGAGACGGAGCAATGCCATTTTCGCCATTCTGGCGCAGAGTAAACGAGCAGGAGGTTCCAATAAACGCAGTCTGGAT TCTCTTGGAAGTTTGGTAG
- the LOC117276231 gene encoding uncharacterized protein, whose amino-acid sequence MARTRTPSSAGRGTTRGGAQVGVHQTRRQAAPQPEVGNMGQPQATMPYQVQEQGVQDAPSPVPTVVPTVSLPADAVARLLNVLEALVPTQDRSSAPHATLQTHEPAQTQAFENKEALHALGCSSERVVELAAYKLEDMSNTWYETVLLGRLAGATPLTWDEFTKLFMNHFLLDSLMQKYARDFERLVQTLQMDVSTYNTKFCKVARYAPYLVPTEEARVQRFVDGLVGHLYTAVAPQMKTLSYSDAVDLARKIENKGRDERATSDLRKKAKT is encoded by the exons ATGGCTAGGACACGCACACCTTCATCTGCTGGACGTGGTACTACCCGGGGTGGCGCTCAAGTTGGGGTTCATCAAACTAGAAGACAGGCTGCTCCTCAACCTGAAGTTGGGAACATGGGTCAACCCCAAGCTACTATGCCATATCAAGTGCAAGAACAAGGGGTTCAGGACGCTCCATCACCAGTGCCAACTGTTGTACCTACTGTTTCCTTACCTGCAGACGCAGTGGCAAGGTTATTGAATGTGTTAGAGGCATTGGTGCCTACTCAGGATAGAAGTTCAGCTCCTCATGCTACTTTACAGACACACGAACCTGCACAGACTCAGGCTTTTGAGAATAAGGAA GCATTACATGCTCTAGGATGTTCTAGTGAGAGAGTCGTGGAGCTCGCAGCATACAAACTAGAGGATATGTCTAATACATGGTATGAAACTGTGTTGCTAGGAAGGCTAGCAGGAGCAACACCATTGACATGGGACGAGTTCACTAAATTGTTCATGAATCATTTTCTTCTAGATAGCCTGATGCAAAAATATGCTAGAGACTTTGAGAGATTGGTTCAGACTCTACAGATGGATGTGTCAACATATAACACCAAGTTTTGTAAGGTGGCTAGATATGCTCCTTACTTAGTGCCTACGGAAGAAGCTCGAGTTCAGAGGTTTGTTGATGGATTGGTTGGTCATCTATACACTGCAGTAGCCCCACAGATGAAGACTTTATCCTACTCTGATGCAGTCGACCTTGCTAGAAAAATTGAAAACAAGGGACGTGATGAGCGTGCAACTAGTGATTTACGTAAGAAGGCCAAGACATGA